In Chitinophaga sp. HK235, a single window of DNA contains:
- a CDS encoding M1 family aminopeptidase: protein MRRLITLVCLLSSGLLAAQQKLDYQLQLQVDPEKKIFAVQGSLTFETSASSADSVTIVISKGKGTTQLQLRGIAATMYTSTNSSGDIAYHWRFKHSLPAGTSLYFSYAYDRGDAPSFQFYLDSSFCMAGGYGSAWYPQVMSRAEDGTDNYTRGTGTLRVTTPQHLMPVMAASTFKTTTAPLAQTFEFHYAQPDIFSLYIGNYTRQEYQGRLPFYTYCLSKTINGSDISRKAASVLDYLSGEFGPLAIPNFSIIEFPEKVSELTGIGGASILGGVVMPTGALREFNYALFGHEIGHQWWGNKILSKGSAGADLLSEGMAQYGSLQVVQHFDSTHAVDYRKTGYPGYLRDQSGLGYLKNAAAGNDEPLVALTGSNGHILGDSKGFLALELLSNITGKQVFHKALRNIGEKYSHDGLTWKNFLQEISTAYGSSLEWFYQQWFERTGVPAWQSSWQQQNNTLQLTLTQKDSIYRLPLEVLITYRNGTIALQHITIQEHTTQLQLPVNGPVTTVQIDPYFKVLHWDDSLTPIAIAQSKVIQVLNLRIQQKPEEAMALAKSYLQAGIPGDHYGVEFSLYYQLGRITATQNKPDEALAYYQHALQSVSRAPELLAYTYYRIAQLASAKNDTTLLQWACNNAITADEANQKADGMEAKTMLLRK, encoded by the coding sequence ATGCGCCGACTTATCACCCTTGTATGCCTGCTTTCATCGGGATTACTTGCTGCTCAGCAAAAGCTGGACTACCAGCTGCAGCTACAGGTAGATCCGGAGAAAAAGATCTTTGCCGTACAAGGGAGTCTTACCTTTGAAACCAGTGCTTCTTCTGCCGATTCCGTTACCATTGTTATCAGCAAGGGAAAAGGCACCACACAGTTGCAACTGCGCGGTATTGCCGCCACTATGTATACCAGCACTAACTCTTCCGGCGATATTGCCTATCACTGGCGGTTTAAACATTCGCTGCCTGCAGGCACCTCATTGTATTTCAGCTATGCTTATGACCGGGGCGATGCCCCCTCCTTTCAGTTCTATCTTGACAGTAGTTTCTGTATGGCCGGGGGTTATGGCTCCGCATGGTATCCGCAGGTGATGTCCCGCGCAGAGGATGGTACGGATAACTATACCCGTGGCACCGGTACGCTCCGTGTAACCACCCCACAGCACCTGATGCCTGTCATGGCCGCCAGCACATTTAAAACAACAACAGCGCCACTTGCACAAACCTTTGAATTCCATTATGCCCAACCCGATATCTTCTCCCTGTACATTGGAAATTATACCCGGCAGGAATATCAGGGCCGGCTCCCCTTCTATACTTATTGTCTGAGTAAAACAATCAACGGCAGCGACATCTCCCGTAAAGCCGCATCCGTACTGGATTATCTGTCCGGCGAATTTGGACCGCTGGCCATTCCCAATTTCTCTATCATTGAATTTCCGGAAAAAGTATCTGAACTGACCGGTATCGGCGGCGCCAGTATCCTGGGCGGTGTAGTGATGCCTACCGGAGCGCTCCGGGAATTTAACTATGCACTCTTTGGTCATGAAATAGGCCACCAGTGGTGGGGAAATAAAATCCTCTCCAAAGGCAGTGCAGGAGCAGACCTCCTCTCTGAAGGCATGGCCCAGTATGGTTCTTTACAGGTAGTACAACATTTTGACAGCACACATGCGGTAGACTACCGGAAGACAGGCTATCCTGGTTATCTCCGGGACCAGAGTGGACTTGGCTACCTTAAAAATGCAGCTGCCGGCAATGATGAACCGCTGGTTGCCCTCACCGGCAGCAATGGCCATATCCTTGGAGATAGCAAAGGTTTTCTCGCACTGGAGTTATTATCCAATATCACAGGCAAACAGGTATTTCATAAAGCCCTGCGAAATATTGGGGAAAAGTATAGTCATGATGGCCTTACCTGGAAGAATTTTTTACAGGAGATATCCACCGCCTACGGGAGCAGCCTGGAATGGTTCTACCAGCAATGGTTTGAACGCACCGGAGTGCCGGCATGGCAAAGCAGCTGGCAGCAGCAAAATAATACGCTGCAACTCACACTCACCCAAAAAGACAGCATCTACCGGTTGCCGCTGGAAGTGCTGATCACCTATCGCAATGGTACCATCGCGCTGCAACATATCACTATCCAGGAACACACAACTCAACTGCAGCTTCCTGTAAACGGTCCGGTGACAACGGTGCAGATAGACCCTTACTTTAAAGTGCTCCACTGGGACGATTCCTTAACTCCTATTGCGATTGCCCAGTCCAAAGTAATACAGGTATTGAATCTGCGGATACAACAAAAACCGGAAGAAGCCATGGCATTGGCCAAATCCTACCTGCAGGCAGGTATTCCCGGAGATCATTACGGAGTGGAGTTTTCCTTGTATTATCAGCTGGGCCGTATCACCGCTACACAAAACAAACCCGACGAAGCACTGGCCTATTATCAGCATGCACTGCAAAGCGTATCCCGTGCGCCGGAATTACTGGCCTATACCTACTATCGCATCGCGCAGCTTGCTTCCGCAAAAAATGATACTACCCTGTTACAATGGGCTTGTAACAATGCTATTACCGCCGACGAAGCCAACCAGAAAGCAGATGGTATGGAAGCAAAGACGATGCTGCTCAGGAAATAA
- a CDS encoding pyridoxamine 5'-phosphate oxidase family protein, which produces MAKWGLINNLLNPRNRGGAEMNKTITGFLEQQTCATICCINEDDVPYCFNCYYVFEPACGLIYFKSSEKAYHAALLENNPAVAGTILPDKLNKLATKGIQWQGYIQEAPHPLTLDAAEAYHHKIPMARAIKGKVYTIRLNALKMTDSQLGFGRKHIWRREE; this is translated from the coding sequence ATGGCAAAATGGGGTCTTATAAACAACCTGCTTAATCCCCGTAACCGGGGCGGTGCTGAGATGAATAAAACGATAACCGGTTTCCTGGAACAGCAGACCTGTGCCACGATCTGCTGCATAAACGAAGACGACGTCCCTTATTGTTTCAATTGTTATTATGTATTTGAACCGGCCTGTGGTTTGATTTATTTCAAATCTTCGGAGAAAGCCTATCATGCTGCTTTGCTGGAAAACAATCCGGCTGTTGCCGGTACTATACTCCCCGACAAACTTAATAAGCTGGCAACAAAGGGTATTCAATGGCAGGGTTACATACAGGAAGCACCGCATCCTTTAACGCTTGATGCAGCGGAAGCCTACCATCACAAGATTCCGATGGCGCGGGCCATCAAAGGAAAAGTATACACTATCCGGCTCAACGCTTTAAAGATGACGGACAGCCAACTGGGTTTTGGCAGGAAACACATATGGAGAAGAGAAGAATAA
- a CDS encoding TonB-dependent receptor yields the protein MVVSAPLRYPKRGLKLLLILIILAGNINVTAQTGLLGRRFACHKTRGTTTFLLEKISTYSGTVIEYSGGYLDQGGEMRLREEETSLGSVLNELLVGKHVKIEERSGKVILIPSTVMLTADSVENEYTLFGYITEENSLEPIPYAMIKDQESGRVCQSNRFGYYSLRLTEGLHHIKVIYAGYPPVIASVSVNSTIRRNLTMRAVVLPEVKVTPGCMLQKDGGSSPEKYLSSAYNNILGESDPVRSLYLLPGNVESQETTGKLMVRGGDPEQNAFLLDGNQVFNPTHLLGELSIVSEGVMKSIRQFKNDFPSRFDGALSSVTEVNTKDGSMDTWSGQVNAGLLAGALAVDGPLIKGRTAIVASVRKSWSDPLLNVLDSNYRLRFYDIHFKVTHLLDSNNKIMLSGYMGKDRLELRQNDYQNLQVWGNRLATLNWNHVIGARSFVNTTLNVSNYHNLAGMKLILYDDSTGEEKETKAYNNYASVERYEARTQFEMNASTNLQFRFGGKLLHTVIHPFGTNISSELGAVQEGFKPMKPLPFTEYSCYYENEFRLSPRLLLRPGVLFSAYRFKDYHYNSLQPRLFASYRIAKNQQLTFSFARMAQYLHQVSSPFLGINSELWVPSTAILRPAESDMFNLGYSLNDNKGTLLSADIYYRKINNVTNFAEKGNIFYGEDTWEQDILTGKGWSYGAELLAGKRWRKWQLQLSYTLAWSWRQFDDVNEGEKFPFRFDRRHHLNIAANFRPDKHWDIGAVWYFSSGDWMLRPIGTLPGEESEPFRYEGVSYYDKRGPNYQRLNCNVNYRFVTGKLNHKVAAGVYNVYRTKGLYSTDSFNTSDNGNVTLSGNRIFNLTYYLSYTLNF from the coding sequence ATGGTGGTATCCGCTCCGCTACGATACCCTAAAAGAGGACTGAAACTACTACTGATATTGATTATCCTTGCCGGCAACATAAACGTCACTGCACAGACGGGGCTGCTCGGCAGAAGGTTTGCATGCCATAAAACCCGCGGTACAACTACTTTTTTGCTCGAAAAAATTAGTACCTATAGTGGAACTGTTATCGAATATTCCGGCGGATATCTTGACCAGGGAGGGGAAATGCGCCTCCGGGAGGAAGAAACATCTTTGGGTTCAGTTTTGAATGAACTATTGGTGGGCAAACATGTGAAGATAGAAGAAAGGAGCGGAAAGGTGATTCTGATTCCTTCGACGGTCATGTTGACAGCTGACAGTGTGGAGAATGAGTACACGCTGTTCGGTTATATTACGGAAGAGAATAGTCTGGAACCGATACCTTATGCCATGATAAAGGACCAGGAGTCCGGGCGTGTATGCCAGTCCAATAGGTTCGGGTATTACAGCCTGCGGCTGACGGAAGGTCTTCATCACATAAAAGTAATATATGCCGGTTATCCTCCGGTAATAGCATCAGTATCCGTTAACAGCACCATCAGACGTAATCTTACCATGCGTGCAGTGGTGTTGCCGGAGGTGAAGGTGACACCGGGTTGTATGTTGCAGAAAGACGGAGGCTCCAGCCCAGAAAAGTATCTTTCTTCTGCCTATAATAATATTCTGGGGGAGAGTGATCCGGTAAGGTCATTATACCTGTTACCAGGAAATGTTGAGTCGCAGGAAACCACTGGTAAATTGATGGTACGCGGCGGAGATCCGGAACAAAATGCTTTTCTGCTCGATGGGAATCAGGTATTCAACCCTACTCATTTACTGGGTGAGCTGTCCATCGTCAGTGAAGGAGTGATGAAATCGATCCGGCAGTTTAAGAATGATTTTCCCAGCAGATTTGATGGTGCGCTGTCTTCCGTAACGGAAGTAAACACCAAAGACGGCAGTATGGATACCTGGAGCGGACAGGTAAATGCCGGGCTATTGGCAGGTGCGCTGGCGGTAGACGGGCCGCTGATAAAGGGACGTACCGCCATCGTGGCTTCTGTCAGGAAAAGCTGGTCAGACCCGTTGTTGAATGTGCTCGATAGTAACTACCGGTTGCGGTTCTATGATATTCATTTCAAAGTCACGCATCTGCTGGATAGCAATAATAAAATAATGCTCAGCGGGTATATGGGTAAAGACCGGCTGGAGCTGAGACAGAACGATTATCAGAATCTGCAGGTATGGGGCAACAGGCTCGCTACGCTCAACTGGAACCACGTGATCGGCGCCCGCTCTTTTGTGAACACCACCTTGAACGTAAGCAATTATCATAATCTGGCCGGTATGAAGCTCATCCTCTACGATGATTCAACAGGAGAGGAGAAAGAAACGAAAGCGTATAATAATTACGCATCAGTAGAGCGCTATGAGGCCAGAACACAGTTTGAGATGAATGCATCCACCAATCTGCAGTTCCGCTTCGGTGGCAAGTTATTGCACACCGTCATTCATCCTTTCGGAACAAATATTTCATCGGAACTGGGAGCAGTACAAGAGGGGTTCAAGCCCATGAAACCACTGCCATTTACAGAATACTCCTGCTACTACGAAAATGAATTCAGGTTGAGCCCCCGCCTGTTGTTAAGGCCGGGAGTGCTTTTCAGTGCTTACCGGTTCAAGGATTACCACTACAACTCATTGCAGCCGCGGTTATTCGCCAGCTACCGGATAGCGAAAAATCAGCAGCTGACTTTTTCCTTTGCACGGATGGCCCAATACCTGCACCAGGTATCAAGCCCTTTCCTGGGCATCAACAGTGAGTTATGGGTACCCAGTACCGCCATACTAAGGCCGGCCGAAAGTGACATGTTCAACCTCGGTTATAGTCTCAATGATAATAAAGGCACGCTGTTATCTGCTGATATCTATTACCGGAAAATAAACAACGTCACCAATTTTGCGGAGAAAGGAAATATCTTTTACGGTGAAGACACCTGGGAACAGGACATTCTTACCGGAAAAGGATGGAGCTACGGTGCGGAATTGCTGGCCGGAAAGCGGTGGCGGAAATGGCAGCTTCAGTTGTCGTATACGTTGGCCTGGAGCTGGCGACAGTTTGATGATGTGAATGAAGGAGAGAAATTTCCTTTCCGTTTCGACAGGCGACATCATCTGAATATAGCGGCCAACTTCCGGCCGGATAAACACTGGGATATCGGTGCTGTGTGGTACTTCAGCTCAGGCGACTGGATGCTGCGGCCGATAGGTACGCTGCCCGGTGAAGAAAGCGAACCGTTCAGGTATGAAGGTGTTTCCTACTATGATAAACGTGGCCCCAATTATCAGCGCCTCAATTGTAATGTGAACTATCGGTTTGTCACCGGGAAGCTGAATCACAAGGTGGCAGCCGGTGTATATAATGTCTATCGTACTAAAGGATTGTATTCAACAGATAGCTTCAATACAAGCGACAATGGTAATGTTACTTTATCCGGCAACCGGATATTTAATCTAACCTACTATCTTTCCTATACATTGAATTTTTGA
- a CDS encoding FecR family protein yields MMVLPDNIKAIIVNRLRGNISPEEAETLDEWQRQQSVGDEELAEYDKIWAESGNAFSQPHFDIAKAWQCVDQRLKEAGVDENTGGRIVRIRRYWRGAAAAAAIIVVVAGSWLFFHQTGRQEVTWTKVTADATNKYFRLPDSTLVLLRKGATVTYSAAFGHSDRLVTLSGDAFFDVAPYEKIPFRIQTERAVIKVLGTSFVVNTTINTDRVVVVTGKIMFTDKARPENKCIVSAKEEVSFTGHTLEKKNISDSNYLAWQTGMLRFTNTPLIVVVKELSAYYGKTVNLNDTLKTGSVKVTASFREQPLHEVLEEITVITGLHYRHQEDSVTIY; encoded by the coding sequence ATGATGGTATTACCTGATAACATAAAAGCAATTATTGTAAACAGGCTTCGGGGAAACATCTCACCGGAAGAAGCGGAGACGCTGGATGAATGGCAGCGTCAACAATCTGTCGGGGATGAAGAACTGGCCGAATACGATAAGATATGGGCAGAAAGCGGCAATGCATTCAGTCAGCCACATTTTGATATCGCGAAAGCCTGGCAGTGTGTGGACCAGCGACTGAAAGAAGCCGGGGTTGATGAAAACACCGGAGGCCGCATTGTCAGGATTCGGAGATATTGGAGAGGGGCCGCTGCAGCAGCAGCCATCATCGTTGTTGTAGCAGGATCCTGGTTGTTCTTCCATCAAACGGGCCGGCAGGAGGTAACCTGGACTAAAGTTACCGCAGACGCCACCAATAAGTATTTCCGACTGCCTGACAGCACGTTGGTGCTGCTCCGCAAAGGTGCTACCGTTACCTATTCGGCTGCTTTTGGTCACAGCGACAGACTGGTTACACTCTCCGGGGATGCCTTCTTCGATGTTGCTCCATATGAAAAAATCCCGTTCCGGATACAGACGGAAAGGGCTGTGATAAAGGTATTGGGTACCTCCTTTGTCGTGAATACCACCATCAATACCGACCGTGTGGTGGTCGTAACCGGAAAGATTATGTTCACAGACAAAGCCAGGCCCGAAAACAAATGTATCGTTTCTGCAAAAGAGGAAGTATCCTTTACCGGCCATACGCTGGAAAAGAAGAATATAAGCGATTCAAATTACCTGGCATGGCAAACCGGTATGCTCCGGTTTACCAATACCCCTCTGATAGTGGTAGTGAAAGAGCTTTCCGCTTATTATGGTAAAACTGTTAACCTGAATGATACATTAAAAACAGGATCGGTGAAAGTAACGGCCAGTTTCCGTGAACAACCATTGCATGAAGTGCTGGAGGAAATTACGGTCATCACCGGGCTGCATTACCGTCACCAGGAAGACAGCGTAACAATTTATTGA
- a CDS encoding RICIN domain-containing protein: MKKLFFNTALLLVGLICSTISVSAQIAAALEPYFTSYTRFVTSNPRDKEVLMYQYNRLVKDSSSLKTRLTSTFPGKTFSNFNFLIVGGYGTNTPVRSIGDGQASDLDLNMLFKIDNGAQATISAFTFKTQVQSWLTSIFTNTAYSHYYLTMKDPVIEIKADTTFPDGTRLDYHMDLGSFNQLNNPQNPNCHPSKLCSQMAWGTTSDNAIGGATWEETESPGFVGDFNGKFPEGATTGDRVLSVCKMLKYWNKYANKDIANPDNVPPSITYLIGAYNWIPPSTTNYRLQLLTAEVDSLRKNIFNNNCTSVAGAHLDVPFYTSMDPNVLRKMSPAALTKFCDSLKKLSDTLHYVSTLPSTSLNRGLAALSNVFPDFNNLAPGIYNIYSYHSKKLIYPKNGGVADGDTIVQYSYSNDSIKKWEIGNIEAAQGKFYYVAKNLKSKKVMDVFGGSYTQGTPVIQYRFGNADNQKWELVFLRYVDADNKKLYQLVCKRSGLLLDVTGASYDDNAVVEQWDYNGGNNQKWYFVEVPASSIVMKPAAASNENKVAAQESVIKNNTGSK, translated from the coding sequence ATGAAAAAGCTCTTTTTTAACACAGCCCTGTTGCTGGTTGGACTCATTTGTTCCACCATTTCTGTATCTGCTCAAATAGCCGCTGCGCTGGAACCCTATTTTACATCTTACACGAGATTTGTTACCAGCAATCCACGCGATAAGGAGGTTTTAATGTACCAGTATAATAGACTGGTAAAAGACAGCTCAAGCCTCAAAACCAGATTAACTTCCACTTTCCCGGGCAAAACATTTTCGAATTTCAACTTTCTCATAGTGGGTGGTTACGGTACAAATACCCCTGTCAGAAGTATTGGTGATGGCCAGGCATCAGATTTGGACCTTAATATGCTTTTTAAGATAGACAATGGCGCACAGGCTACTATTTCAGCCTTTACATTTAAAACGCAGGTCCAAAGCTGGTTAACAAGTATTTTCACCAATACTGCCTATTCCCACTACTATCTTACAATGAAAGATCCTGTTATAGAAATAAAGGCTGATACTACTTTTCCTGATGGTACCAGACTGGATTACCACATGGATTTGGGATCTTTTAACCAGTTGAATAATCCTCAAAACCCGAATTGCCATCCAAGTAAATTGTGTTCTCAGATGGCGTGGGGGACAACAAGTGATAATGCGATAGGCGGGGCCACCTGGGAGGAGACAGAGTCACCAGGTTTCGTTGGGGATTTTAACGGAAAATTTCCGGAAGGAGCTACGACCGGTGACAGAGTGCTGAGTGTTTGTAAAATGTTGAAGTACTGGAATAAGTACGCGAATAAAGATATTGCTAATCCGGATAATGTTCCTCCGTCTATTACCTACCTGATCGGTGCTTATAACTGGATTCCTCCGTCAACGACTAATTACCGGCTGCAACTACTGACAGCTGAAGTAGATAGTTTGCGTAAGAATATATTTAATAACAACTGTACCTCTGTAGCAGGCGCTCACCTGGATGTACCATTTTATACTTCTATGGACCCCAATGTGCTGAGAAAAATGAGCCCGGCTGCACTGACAAAATTTTGTGATTCCCTGAAAAAATTGTCTGATACCTTACACTATGTTTCAACGCTGCCCAGTACGAGTTTGAACAGAGGACTGGCGGCATTAAGTAATGTATTTCCGGATTTCAATAATCTGGCTCCGGGCATTTACAACATTTATTCCTATCACAGTAAGAAGCTCATTTACCCCAAGAATGGAGGTGTGGCCGATGGCGATACGATTGTACAATACAGCTACAGCAACGATTCCATTAAAAAATGGGAAATAGGCAATATTGAGGCAGCTCAGGGAAAATTCTATTATGTTGCTAAAAATCTGAAGAGTAAAAAAGTAATGGATGTTTTCGGCGGATCATATACACAGGGAACGCCGGTTATACAATACCGCTTTGGTAATGCTGATAATCAAAAATGGGAACTGGTGTTTTTAAGGTATGTAGATGCTGACAACAAAAAGCTGTATCAACTGGTGTGTAAGAGAAGTGGTCTGTTGCTGGATGTTACAGGAGCTTCATATGATGATAATGCGGTAGTGGAACAATGGGATTATAATGGTGGTAATAATCAGAAATGGTATTTTGTAGAAGTGCCGGCCAGTTCCATTGTCATGAAGCCAGCTGCTGCTTCAAACGAAAATAAGGTAGCTGCTCAGGAAAGTGTCATAAAAAATAATACAGGCTCAAAATAA
- a CDS encoding DUF4397 domain-containing protein gives MKQVKTQSGASLTGISCALLVTVAFMSCNKNNDPAPQLVVKNAGVQMIHTAPKVGDLIVEIDGKKQQDKLQFLNQSKAYVNLPFQNESTLKFMQDGNKVIVDTKYRLNDKGTYSLFLYDTLLNNKIRAVLLNDNLADPGKGKTSIRFLHLSPNTTAVDIDIFKGSDSIRLINNVAYISDKPDVAALSPFKPIASGDYRVKVKTKAGTTITTVLDIPSVKLAEGKVVTLYLSGLTKATGALGVGLQLWQHR, from the coding sequence ATGAAACAAGTAAAAACTCAATCAGGGGCGTCTCTGACAGGTATCTCCTGTGCACTGTTGGTAACGGTAGCTTTTATGTCCTGCAATAAGAATAACGACCCCGCACCTCAGCTTGTTGTGAAAAACGCCGGTGTACAGATGATACACACTGCCCCTAAAGTAGGTGACCTGATTGTGGAAATAGATGGAAAAAAACAGCAGGATAAATTACAATTCCTGAATCAATCTAAAGCCTACGTGAATCTGCCCTTTCAAAATGAAAGTACCCTGAAATTTATGCAGGATGGTAACAAAGTGATAGTGGATACAAAATATCGTCTCAACGATAAAGGGACCTATTCCTTGTTTCTATACGATACATTGCTGAACAATAAAATCAGAGCCGTATTGCTGAACGATAATCTCGCTGATCCTGGCAAAGGTAAGACCAGCATACGCTTCCTGCATCTGTCGCCCAATACCACAGCTGTTGATATTGATATTTTCAAAGGTAGCGATAGTATCCGTCTGATCAATAATGTGGCCTATATCAGTGATAAACCGGATGTGGCAGCACTGTCTCCCTTTAAGCCAATCGCTTCCGGCGATTACCGGGTGAAAGTGAAAACGAAAGCCGGCACAACTATTACAACCGTTCTCGATATCCCGTCTGTAAAACTGGCGGAAGGAAAAGTAGTAACGCTGTATCTCAGCGGATTAACCAAAGCCACAGGAGCCTTAGGGGTGGGACTCCAGTTATGGCAGCACAGATAA
- a CDS encoding RNA polymerase sigma-70 factor yields the protein MREDGLYKQFRLGFEKFYNPLCMYANSFVKEQSVCEDIVQEVFVRIWETRKDLVQSDSLRFYLFTAVRNNCLTHLSREQRMTVYSLSEIDLEDDETADITPPADETLNYQALLGLGIEQLPPKCKEVFLLSRMGELSNQQVADSLGISVKTVNNQLWKALKMLRAFVRNTGMGLLVFL from the coding sequence GTGCGTGAAGATGGTCTTTATAAACAGTTTCGGCTTGGATTCGAAAAATTTTATAACCCGCTTTGCATGTATGCCAACAGTTTTGTGAAGGAACAGAGCGTATGCGAAGATATTGTACAGGAAGTGTTTGTCAGGATATGGGAAACACGGAAGGACCTGGTACAGTCCGATAGTCTGAGATTTTACCTTTTCACGGCTGTACGCAATAACTGTCTTACTCACCTTAGCAGAGAACAACGAATGACAGTATACAGCCTTTCCGAAATAGATCTGGAAGATGATGAGACTGCCGATATTACACCTCCTGCTGATGAAACGCTGAATTACCAGGCCTTATTGGGGCTGGGGATAGAACAACTTCCTCCTAAATGCAAAGAGGTATTTCTCTTGTCCCGTATGGGAGAATTGAGTAACCAGCAGGTGGCGGATAGTCTGGGTATTTCCGTTAAAACAGTCAACAATCAGTTATGGAAAGCGCTGAAAATGCTCAGGGCTTTCGTGAGAAATACGGGCATGGGACTACTAGTTTTTTTATGA
- a CDS encoding NAD(P)H-binding protein — protein MNVTVTGSLGNISRILIDKLVSNGHEVKVITSNSERVKEIEQLNAIPLVGSVEDYEFVKSAFEGSEAVYLMIPPNFRTADLKAYIKTVGEQYANALKATGVKYAVNLSSVGAHLQNGLGPTGSNFHVEQKLNELQDVNVLHLRPGMFLTNFYGAIPMIKHQHMLGNNFSGSVNLPLTHPKDIAAVAFSALNDLSFSGKQIQYIISDEKNGFEIAETLGNAVGKSGVNWMEFSDEQLLNALMQSGFSEQMAKVYMVEIGEALRDGSFMEDYNKNKSLSAGGTTLQDFSKEFAAAYQYGN, from the coding sequence ATGAATGTAACAGTAACAGGTTCTTTGGGAAATATCAGTCGCATTCTCATTGATAAATTGGTATCAAACGGACATGAAGTCAAAGTAATAACTTCTAACTCCGAAAGAGTAAAAGAAATTGAACAATTAAATGCCATTCCGCTTGTTGGTTCGGTGGAAGACTACGAATTTGTTAAAAGCGCTTTTGAAGGAAGTGAAGCGGTTTATTTGATGATACCGCCTAATTTCCGGACAGCCGACTTAAAAGCGTATATTAAAACTGTTGGTGAACAATACGCCAATGCGTTGAAAGCAACAGGTGTAAAGTATGCTGTGAATCTGAGTAGCGTAGGTGCTCATCTTCAAAATGGTTTAGGTCCGACAGGTTCAAATTTTCACGTTGAGCAAAAGTTGAATGAATTGCAGGATGTGAACGTGTTGCATTTGCGTCCGGGAATGTTCCTGACTAATTTTTATGGTGCCATTCCAATGATTAAGCACCAGCATATGTTAGGAAACAATTTCAGCGGTTCCGTCAATTTACCGCTTACACACCCTAAAGACATTGCAGCAGTAGCGTTCAGCGCGTTGAATGACTTGTCGTTTTCAGGCAAACAAATCCAATACATTATCAGCGATGAGAAGAACGGTTTTGAGATTGCCGAAACATTGGGTAATGCAGTCGGAAAATCAGGTGTTAACTGGATGGAGTTTTCCGATGAACAACTTCTGAATGCATTGATGCAAAGCGGATTTTCAGAACAAATGGCAAAGGTTTATATGGTTGAAATTGGTGAAGCTTTACGGGATGGCAGTTTTATGGAAGATTACAACAAAAATAAATCACTGTCTGCCGGCGGAACTACCTTGCAGGATTTTTCCAAAGAGTTTGCGGCGGCTTATCAATACGGTAACTAA
- a CDS encoding helix-turn-helix domain-containing protein yields MTAVKETSVIQENKNNAYANCPVTFVMERIGGYWKPIILFNLLTGTKRYSELKKSIPDITEKVLIQQLKQLEIDGLIIRKSKPVVPPYVTYQLSKKGRELRPVLYAMAEWAVINGGKQSKQFSKQMEDFPKE; encoded by the coding sequence ATGACAGCAGTAAAAGAAACTTCGGTTATACAAGAGAACAAAAACAATGCGTATGCCAATTGTCCGGTAACATTTGTAATGGAGAGGATTGGCGGATACTGGAAGCCGATTATTCTGTTCAACTTACTAACAGGAACAAAACGATACAGTGAACTTAAAAAGTCAATTCCGGACATCACTGAAAAAGTATTGATACAACAATTGAAACAGCTGGAAATTGACGGACTGATCATACGAAAATCAAAGCCCGTTGTTCCGCCTTATGTAACGTATCAACTTTCAAAAAAAGGCAGGGAATTAAGACCTGTTTTATATGCCATGGCAGAATGGGCAGTTATTAATGGCGGAAAACAGTCCAAACAATTTTCAAAACAAATGGAAGACTTCCCGAAAGAGTAA